In Halobaculum limi, one DNA window encodes the following:
- the nuoK gene encoding NADH-quinone oxidoreductase subunit NuoK, with product MFAPPEAYLVMSAAVFCIGVFGLLTRKNALLFLMSVELMLNAANINLVAFSFYWGNVTGQTFSLFTMALAAAEVAIGIGIILVLYRNFKDVDVTEATTMRW from the coding sequence ATGTTCGCTCCGCCCGAAGCGTACCTGGTGATGTCGGCGGCCGTGTTCTGCATCGGCGTGTTCGGCCTGCTGACGCGCAAGAACGCGCTGTTGTTCCTGATGTCCGTCGAGTTGATGCTCAACGCGGCGAACATCAACCTCGTGGCGTTCTCCTTCTACTGGGGCAACGTCACGGGGCAGACGTTCAGTCTGTTCACGATGGCGCTCGCGGCCGCCGAGGTCGCGATCGGTATCGGGATCATCCTCGTGCTGTACCGGAACTTCAAGGACGTGGACGTGACCGAAGCGACGACGATGAGGTGGTAA
- the nuoL gene encoding NADH-quinone oxidoreductase subunit L yields the protein MAGIFDFAPAIVLLPFLSFLIAVGVGLSGRDLLPKGGAIPGIAATAGSLVLSIAMAATVAGGETYDETLYTWAVGAVPGAEAPLELTFGVLIDPLSSMMLVIVTLVALLVHVFSLGYMNDDGETGLPRYYAGLGLFTASMLGFVVADNLLMAFMFFELVGLCSYLLIGFHFREPGPPSAAKKAFLVTRFGDYFFLVGVVAVFATFGTAQFGGAESFPVLAEQALAGEHTVNTFLGLGEQAWFTVVGLLVLGGVIGKSAQFPLHTWLPDAMEGPTPVSALIHAATMVAAGVFLVARMYGFYAISPTALGIIALVGGFTALFAGTMGLVKRELKQVLAYSTISQYGYMMLALGAGGYVAATFHLLTHAFFKALLFLGAGSVILAMHHNENMWDMGGLKDKMPVTYYSFLAGSLALAGIFPFAGFWSKDEILFETLIHGLDGSPLLLVGYAFGLLAVPVTAFYTFRMVFLTFHGEPRTEQAADPDGVRWNVKGPLAVLGILATVAGAVNLAPVKYLTGLEVDFLHSWLDLGPTPLTVHHYAEIDPYSSAYIGGSSVTTVLVGAAVSLGLALLGLLVARRLYAVPEPVEHTQKLGGFADLLYDNYYQDEYQVFIANRVVLPLARVADTFDQGVVDGAVNAISSVSLFSGSRIRRIQTGVVSNYAAMVTLGLTVLLVLFGVLGGWLL from the coding sequence ATGGCAGGAATCTTCGACTTCGCACCGGCCATCGTACTGCTCCCGTTCCTCTCGTTCCTGATCGCAGTCGGGGTCGGCCTCTCGGGCCGTGACCTGCTGCCGAAAGGCGGTGCCATCCCCGGCATCGCCGCGACCGCCGGTTCGCTGGTCCTCTCCATCGCGATGGCCGCGACGGTCGCCGGGGGCGAGACGTACGACGAAACACTCTACACGTGGGCCGTCGGGGCCGTCCCCGGCGCGGAAGCGCCGCTGGAACTGACGTTCGGCGTCCTCATCGACCCGCTGTCGTCGATGATGCTCGTCATCGTGACGCTCGTCGCCCTCCTGGTCCACGTCTTCTCGCTCGGCTACATGAACGACGACGGCGAGACGGGCCTCCCCCGGTACTACGCCGGCCTCGGCCTGTTCACCGCCTCGATGCTCGGGTTCGTCGTCGCCGACAACCTGCTGATGGCGTTCATGTTCTTCGAACTGGTGGGGCTGTGCTCGTACCTCCTCATCGGCTTCCACTTCCGCGAACCCGGCCCGCCGTCGGCGGCGAAGAAGGCGTTCCTGGTCACCCGCTTCGGTGACTACTTCTTCCTCGTCGGCGTCGTCGCCGTCTTCGCGACGTTCGGCACCGCCCAGTTCGGCGGGGCCGAGTCGTTCCCCGTCCTCGCCGAACAGGCGCTCGCGGGCGAACACACGGTCAACACGTTCCTCGGCCTCGGTGAGCAGGCGTGGTTCACCGTCGTCGGCCTCCTCGTCCTCGGCGGGGTCATCGGCAAGTCCGCGCAGTTCCCGCTGCACACGTGGCTCCCCGACGCGATGGAAGGCCCGACGCCGGTCTCCGCGCTCATCCACGCGGCCACGATGGTCGCTGCGGGTGTCTTCCTCGTCGCCCGGATGTACGGCTTCTACGCTATCTCGCCGACCGCACTCGGCATCATCGCGCTCGTGGGCGGCTTCACGGCGCTGTTCGCCGGGACGATGGGCCTTGTGAAGCGCGAACTCAAGCAGGTGCTCGCGTACTCCACCATCTCGCAGTACGGCTATATGATGCTCGCGCTCGGCGCGGGCGGGTACGTGGCTGCGACCTTCCACCTGCTGACTCACGCGTTCTTCAAGGCGCTGCTGTTCCTCGGCGCTGGGTCGGTCATCCTCGCGATGCACCACAACGAAAATATGTGGGACATGGGCGGGCTGAAAGACAAGATGCCCGTCACCTACTACTCGTTCCTCGCCGGGTCGCTGGCGCTGGCGGGTATCTTCCCGTTCGCTGGCTTCTGGTCGAAAGACGAGATTCTCTTCGAGACGCTCATCCACGGCTTGGACGGGTCGCCGCTGCTGTTGGTCGGCTACGCGTTCGGCCTGCTTGCGGTGCCCGTGACGGCCTTCTACACCTTCCGGATGGTGTTCCTCACCTTCCACGGTGAGCCACGCACCGAGCAGGCAGCCGACCCCGACGGGGTCCGGTGGAACGTGAAGGGGCCGCTGGCGGTGCTGGGCATCCTTGCGACGGTCGCGGGCGCGGTCAACCTCGCGCCGGTGAAGTATCTCACGGGCCTCGAGGTGGACTTCCTGCACTCGTGGCTCGACTTGGGCCCGACGCCGCTGACGGTCCACCACTACGCGGAGATCGACCCGTACTCCTCGGCGTACATCGGCGGCAGCTCAGTGACGACGGTGCTCGTGGGCGCGGCCGTCTCGCTCGGCCTCGCGCTGTTGGGACTGCTCGTCGCCCGTCGCCTGTACGCGGTGCCGGAACCGGTCGAGCACACGCAGAAGCTCGGTGGGTTCGCGGACCTGCTGTACGACAACTACTACCAGGACGAGTATCAGGTGTTCATCGCGAATCGGGTCGTGCTCCCGTTGGCCCGCGTCGCTGACACCTTCGACCAGGGCGTCGTCGACGGCGCGGTCAACGCCATCTCCAGCGTGAGCCTGTTCTCCGGCTCGCGCATCCGGCGCATCCAGACCGGCGTGGTGAGCAACTACGCCGCGATGGTGACACTCGGACTGACCGTCCTGCTTGTGCTGTTCGGAGTTCTCGGGGGGTGGTTACTGTGA